The following are encoded together in the Streptomyces sp. NBC_01465 genome:
- a CDS encoding LacI family DNA-binding transcriptional regulator: MNIGEIARRAGVSRSTVSYALSGKRPVSDATRRKIQQVVDELGYRPSASARALANGRTSTLGLVFPPAGNHYTGMQLDFIGSVVEAAAAYDYDVLLSPSGVDSDRSFQRMLGERRVDGAILMEIRLEDDRVDHLTALGFPSVAIGRTADPESGWWVGLDHTALVEACVHHLADLGHRRVAFVNRPEQLLRTGYESAHRGLDGFTKAAAERGLTVRTYCCGDDAASGQRCVEQILHADPAATALVTLNEAALGGLYRGLAAAGRHVPRDFSVTGVVASRWAETVTPPLTAADVPAAELGRLAVDLLVERIADPEAPPRHHLLVLPISLRSSTGPAGS, translated from the coding sequence GTGAACATCGGTGAGATCGCCCGTCGGGCCGGTGTCTCGCGCAGCACCGTCTCGTACGCACTGAGCGGCAAGCGCCCTGTCTCGGACGCCACCCGCCGCAAGATCCAGCAGGTCGTCGACGAGCTGGGGTACCGGCCCAGCGCCAGTGCCCGCGCCCTGGCCAACGGGCGCACCAGCACGCTCGGCCTGGTCTTCCCGCCCGCCGGGAACCACTACACCGGCATGCAGCTCGACTTCATCGGCAGCGTGGTGGAGGCCGCCGCCGCCTACGACTACGACGTCCTGCTGTCCCCCAGCGGCGTCGACAGCGACCGCTCCTTCCAGCGGATGCTGGGCGAGCGGCGGGTCGACGGCGCGATCCTGATGGAGATCCGCCTGGAGGACGACCGGGTCGACCATCTGACCGCCCTGGGCTTCCCCTCCGTCGCCATCGGCCGCACCGCCGACCCGGAGAGCGGCTGGTGGGTGGGGCTCGACCACACCGCGCTGGTGGAGGCGTGCGTCCACCACCTGGCAGACCTCGGCCACCGCCGGGTCGCCTTCGTCAACCGGCCCGAGCAACTGCTGCGCACGGGCTACGAATCCGCGCACCGCGGCCTGGACGGCTTCACCAAGGCCGCGGCCGAGCGCGGGCTCACCGTCCGTACGTACTGCTGCGGGGACGACGCCGCCTCCGGCCAGAGGTGTGTGGAACAGATCCTGCACGCCGACCCGGCCGCCACCGCGCTGGTCACCCTGAACGAAGCGGCGCTCGGCGGCCTCTACCGGGGCCTGGCGGCGGCCGGCCGCCATGTGCCGCGCGACTTCTCCGTCACCGGGGTCGTGGCCTCCCGCTGGGCCGAGACGGTGACCCCGCCGCTCACCGCGGCGGACGTACCCGCGGCCGAACTGGGCCGCCTCGCCGTCGACTTGCTCGTCGAGCGGATCGCCGACCCCGAGGCGCCGCCCCGCCACCATCTGCTCGTCCTGCCCATCTCGCTCCGGTCCAGCACGGGGCCCGCCGGGTCCTGA
- a CDS encoding LamG-like jellyroll fold domain-containing protein has product MPPADRSARRRIPAAVALTLGASLLAAPSSPAQAADSLQPAARYTFDQDDLNSGEITDSSGNGLTASLVNGASAQSVAGADGGKALALPGGAATSDGAYVRLPREVLGSATDLTLSARVKWSGDTSPWQRIFDVGTNATKYLFTTPYNGDGLFRTSVTTGGGGAEAQINGYAKLPADQWRTVTVTLDTSVGRITTYLDGVAVSSAATGIKAADLLESSATAAGYIGKSFYADPLFKGAIDDFTVWHAALSADQVASTVVAPPTLTALAQTSFTLRTSTGTAPALPVAVRSSFSDGYDRDTPVTWDTVPPEKYATPGTFTVAGTAAGRKVTATVTVVPEGRLTVDLASDTGAFHGGASGTLYGVYGPDVPTNNLIEGMGLRTVSTKAQDGPQHPGADALDVVKPLADSTDGDVYIYMTDIHRGFPYQWPGDTPAEKIKLYKEKIATQVDQVLKLPEQYRDNIVFVPFNEPEGNMFGTGEWSYNKVSWLTDPDDYFAAWDDAYRLIKGKMPSARIAGPNTSVLYSQVKGFLTHAVAAGTLPDVITWHELSHPEAVRESVATYRSWEKDLFKGTDREGTQLPVNINEYAFNYHTSVPGQMIQWVSAIEESKVDADIAYWNIDGNLSDSAVQSNRGNGQWWLLNSYASMSGHTLSVAPPFPGTNYTMQGVATLDKDKRQARLLFGGSTGNGHITFADVPKDLFGQTVHAWVREIGWSGQIGDSSGPKLLAEKDLKVGDDGSVDVDFGDGTLPKLKESSAYEIVLSPAGHAKATQAPTDTWQGSYEAEDAAHTGTGYTKNGPEGSTADVSKFYTSGGYDVGGLRTGSDVTLDFTVDVPQDGTYDLSVFANSLNTYDKVKDQGPTNVFLRVDGAASGEKELNLPLGYKWVVWDHTDTKIALTKGRHTLTLAARSADGTRATKGDAIVDRLTLTLPGATAGTQTYEGELAWLGGGAQPVYTLPAAPASGSGAVRLPKGGTATFWVYSPADREATLDVDTLGSANARLAVNGHDVLHLAGKQNRVAVSLSGGLNKVTVTGSSASTLVDRLRVTLTEDRLPARSYEAADAQLAGTATLTPLSLATAGTAITGVGGDPGNTNTATFTVTADKAGLYALRIRYSNTEQAEATHYNPDPLARHADISVNGGDPARVGFPHTFHQNNFWELTVPVHLKKGQNTITFRSEELPNFDGTTYASDTFPGVPLRSRYAPLIDRITVAPYAREVR; this is encoded by the coding sequence ATGCCCCCCGCTGACAGATCGGCCCGCCGCCGGATCCCGGCCGCCGTGGCACTGACCCTCGGTGCGAGCCTGCTGGCCGCACCCTCCTCGCCCGCGCAGGCGGCCGACAGCCTGCAGCCCGCCGCCCGCTACACCTTCGATCAGGACGATCTCAACTCCGGTGAAATAACAGACAGCTCGGGAAACGGACTCACAGCGAGTCTGGTGAACGGCGCCAGTGCCCAGTCCGTCGCAGGCGCCGACGGAGGCAAGGCGCTCGCCCTGCCCGGCGGGGCGGCCACCTCGGACGGCGCTTATGTCCGGCTTCCGCGCGAAGTACTGGGCAGCGCAACGGACTTGACGCTCTCCGCTCGCGTGAAGTGGAGCGGTGACACCTCGCCCTGGCAACGGATCTTCGACGTCGGCACCAACGCCACCAAGTACCTCTTCACGACCCCGTACAACGGCGACGGCCTGTTCCGCACCTCGGTGACGACTGGTGGCGGTGGTGCCGAGGCACAGATCAACGGCTATGCGAAGCTCCCCGCCGACCAGTGGCGGACCGTCACCGTCACCCTCGACACCTCAGTGGGCAGGATCACCACCTACCTCGACGGTGTGGCGGTCTCCTCCGCGGCCACCGGCATCAAGGCCGCCGATCTGCTGGAGAGTTCGGCCACGGCGGCCGGCTACATCGGCAAGTCCTTCTACGCGGACCCCCTGTTCAAGGGCGCGATCGACGACTTCACCGTGTGGCACGCGGCGCTCAGCGCCGACCAGGTGGCGAGCACGGTGGTGGCCCCGCCCACCCTGACCGCGCTCGCGCAGACGTCCTTCACGCTCCGTACGAGCACCGGGACCGCGCCCGCGCTTCCCGTCGCGGTCCGCTCGTCCTTCTCCGACGGCTACGACCGCGACACCCCGGTCACCTGGGACACCGTGCCGCCCGAGAAGTACGCAACGCCGGGGACCTTCACGGTCGCCGGAACCGCGGCCGGACGGAAGGTGACGGCGACCGTGACCGTCGTACCGGAGGGCCGGCTCACCGTCGACCTCGCCTCCGACACCGGCGCTTTCCACGGCGGCGCGTCCGGCACCCTCTACGGCGTCTACGGCCCTGACGTCCCGACGAACAACCTCATCGAGGGCATGGGCCTGCGCACCGTCTCCACCAAGGCGCAGGACGGCCCGCAGCACCCCGGCGCCGACGCCCTCGACGTGGTCAAGCCGCTCGCCGACTCGACCGACGGCGACGTGTACATCTACATGACCGACATCCACCGCGGCTTCCCGTACCAGTGGCCGGGCGACACACCCGCAGAGAAGATCAAGCTCTACAAGGAGAAGATCGCGACCCAGGTCGACCAGGTCCTGAAGCTGCCGGAGCAGTACCGGGACAACATCGTCTTCGTGCCCTTCAACGAGCCCGAGGGCAATATGTTCGGCACCGGCGAGTGGAGCTACAACAAGGTCAGCTGGCTCACCGACCCCGACGACTACTTCGCCGCCTGGGACGACGCGTACCGCCTGATCAAGGGCAAAATGCCCAGCGCCCGCATCGCAGGCCCCAACACCAGCGTCCTCTACTCCCAGGTCAAGGGCTTCCTCACCCACGCCGTCGCCGCCGGCACCCTCCCCGACGTCATCACCTGGCACGAGCTGAGCCACCCCGAGGCGGTGCGCGAGAGCGTCGCGACCTACCGGTCCTGGGAGAAGGACCTGTTCAAGGGCACGGACCGCGAAGGCACCCAACTCCCCGTCAACATCAACGAGTACGCCTTCAACTACCACACCTCCGTACCCGGCCAGATGATCCAGTGGGTCTCCGCGATCGAGGAGTCCAAGGTGGACGCCGACATCGCGTACTGGAACATCGACGGCAATCTCTCCGACTCGGCGGTGCAGTCCAACCGCGGCAACGGCCAGTGGTGGCTGCTGAATTCGTACGCGTCGATGAGCGGACACACCCTGTCGGTGGCCCCACCGTTCCCCGGGACGAACTACACCATGCAGGGCGTCGCCACCCTCGACAAGGACAAGCGGCAGGCCCGGCTCCTCTTCGGCGGGTCCACCGGCAACGGCCACATCACCTTCGCGGACGTCCCCAAGGACCTCTTCGGACAGACCGTCCACGCCTGGGTGCGGGAGATCGGCTGGAGCGGCCAGATCGGCGACTCGTCAGGACCGAAGCTGCTCGCCGAGAAGGACCTGAAGGTGGGTGACGACGGCTCGGTGGACGTCGACTTCGGCGACGGTACGCTGCCGAAACTGAAGGAGTCCTCGGCGTACGAGATCGTCCTCAGCCCGGCCGGCCACGCGAAGGCGACACAGGCCCCGACCGACACCTGGCAGGGGTCGTACGAGGCGGAGGACGCCGCCCATACCGGCACCGGCTACACCAAGAACGGCCCCGAGGGCTCGACCGCCGACGTGTCGAAGTTCTACACCTCCGGCGGTTACGACGTCGGCGGCCTGCGGACCGGCTCGGACGTCACGCTCGACTTCACCGTGGACGTGCCCCAGGACGGCACGTACGACCTGAGCGTGTTCGCCAACTCCCTGAACACCTACGACAAGGTGAAGGACCAGGGCCCGACCAACGTCTTCCTGCGCGTGGACGGGGCAGCGAGCGGCGAGAAGGAACTGAACCTGCCGCTGGGCTACAAGTGGGTGGTCTGGGACCACACCGACACCAAGATCGCCCTGACGAAGGGCAGGCACACCCTCACACTCGCCGCGCGCAGCGCCGACGGCACGCGCGCCACCAAGGGTGACGCCATCGTCGACCGCCTCACCCTCACGCTCCCCGGAGCAACGGCGGGCACGCAGACGTACGAGGGCGAACTGGCCTGGCTCGGCGGCGGGGCACAACCCGTCTACACCCTGCCCGCCGCCCCGGCGAGCGGCTCGGGCGCGGTCCGGCTCCCGAAGGGCGGCACCGCCACCTTCTGGGTCTACTCGCCCGCCGACCGCGAAGCCACCCTCGACGTCGACACCCTCGGCAGCGCGAACGCCCGCCTCGCGGTCAACGGACACGACGTCCTGCACCTGGCCGGGAAGCAGAACCGCGTGGCGGTCTCCCTCTCGGGCGGCCTCAACAAGGTGACCGTGACCGGGAGTTCGGCCTCAACCCTCGTCGACCGCCTCAGAGTCACCCTGACCGAGGACAGGCTCCCGGCGCGTTCGTACGAGGCAGCCGACGCCCAGCTCGCAGGCACCGCGACGCTCACGCCGCTCTCCCTGGCCACCGCAGGAACGGCGATCACCGGTGTGGGCGGCGACCCCGGCAACACCAACACCGCGACCTTCACGGTCACAGCCGACAAGGCCGGCCTCTACGCCCTGCGCATCCGCTACTCCAACACCGAACAGGCCGAGGCCACCCACTACAACCCGGACCCGCTCGCCCGCCACGCCGACATCTCCGTCAACGGCGGTGATCCGGCCCGCGTCGGCTTCCCGCACACCTTCCACCAGAACAACTTCTGGGAGCTGACGGTCCCCGTCCACCTCAAGAAGGGCCAGAACACGATCACCTTCCGCTCCGAGGAACTGCCCAACTTCGACGGCACCACCTACGCCTCGGACACCTTCCCCGGCGTACCGCTCCGCTCCCGCTACGCGCCGCTGATCGACCGGATCACGGTGGCGCCGTACGCACGCGAGGTGCGCTGA
- a CDS encoding peptide-N4-asparagine amidase — MRRMRSTMLLTSLLAALGLAVSGTPASAVTVPPVFGTDYHDPVTAAPPIATPHTKSCSVTVAEAQFKDFTPYTGTYTPPTACGSPGRWSKVVLRMDGNVKGRQYDRLGYLDIGGVHIFRTSTPEPSQDGINWSVEKDVTQYEKTLSSPQPVSMLIGNVVNDTYTGIFDVKVTLTFYAAHGSARAASSVPDQVIPLGTSLTTPRNSERILAEVYATGSGGGCEEFWYSATTPDASYSCQAGDSGPYREVQVSVDGKVAGIASPYPNVWTGGGSPYLWSVIPSPTAFDVRPLTVDLTPYAGLLNDGKAHSVDVSVAGVPAGQSGWSAPTNILVWQDAHKSVVTGALTSYEKADPAVHNTFTDGTQRHLATDGADRLKVSGYVNTSHGRVTTTVERALTTAIDHQWTPDETVDNQTGKWTDRQAVTTNGHVSRTDRTYTLDGRFTIDSADRLRVIMSIGDHARIGATRIDDTYNGDAAFTLNVAREDRKAVATTGEHYRLRAPGTCYDRTLATEQGVLTKDVRGC; from the coding sequence ATGAGACGCATGAGATCCACGATGCTGCTGACCAGCCTGCTCGCCGCTCTCGGACTGGCCGTGAGCGGTACCCCCGCCTCCGCGGTCACCGTTCCGCCGGTGTTCGGGACCGACTACCACGACCCCGTGACCGCTGCCCCGCCCATCGCCACGCCGCACACCAAGTCGTGCTCGGTCACGGTCGCGGAGGCGCAGTTCAAGGACTTCACCCCGTACACCGGCACCTACACCCCGCCCACCGCCTGCGGCTCCCCCGGGCGCTGGTCCAAGGTGGTTCTGCGGATGGACGGGAACGTGAAGGGGCGGCAGTACGACCGCCTCGGGTATCTGGACATCGGAGGTGTGCACATCTTCCGTACGTCCACGCCCGAGCCCTCGCAGGACGGGATCAACTGGTCGGTCGAGAAGGACGTGACCCAGTACGAGAAGACCCTGAGCAGCCCCCAGCCCGTCAGCATGCTCATAGGTAACGTTGTCAACGACACCTACACGGGCATCTTCGACGTCAAGGTGACGCTCACCTTCTACGCCGCCCACGGCTCCGCCCGCGCCGCCTCCTCCGTCCCCGACCAGGTCATCCCGCTCGGCACCTCGCTGACCACGCCGCGCAACTCCGAGCGGATCCTCGCCGAGGTGTACGCCACCGGATCGGGCGGCGGCTGCGAGGAGTTCTGGTACTCGGCGACCACCCCCGACGCCTCGTACTCCTGCCAGGCCGGCGACAGCGGCCCGTACCGCGAGGTGCAGGTGAGCGTCGACGGCAAGGTCGCCGGGATCGCCTCGCCGTACCCGAATGTGTGGACGGGCGGCGGTTCGCCGTATCTGTGGTCGGTGATTCCCTCGCCCACCGCGTTCGACGTGCGGCCGCTGACCGTCGACCTCACCCCGTACGCGGGTCTGCTCAACGACGGCAAGGCGCACTCGGTCGACGTGTCGGTCGCCGGGGTTCCGGCCGGGCAGTCCGGGTGGAGCGCGCCGACGAACATCCTGGTGTGGCAGGACGCGCACAAGTCGGTGGTGACGGGGGCCCTGACCTCGTACGAGAAGGCCGATCCTGCGGTCCACAACACCTTCACCGACGGCACGCAGCGGCATCTGGCGACCGACGGCGCCGACCGTCTGAAGGTCAGCGGTTACGTCAACACCTCCCACGGCCGGGTCACCACGACGGTCGAGCGGGCCCTCACCACGGCGATCGACCACCAGTGGACGCCGGACGAGACCGTCGACAACCAGACCGGGAAGTGGACCGACCGCCAGGCCGTGACCACCAACGGGCATGTCTCCCGCACCGATCGCACCTACACGCTCGACGGCCGCTTCACCATCGACAGCGCCGACCGGCTGCGCGTGATCATGTCCATCGGCGACCACGCACGGATCGGCGCCACCCGTATCGACGACACCTACAACGGTGACGCCGCCTTCACCCTCAACGTCGCCCGCGAGGACCGGAAGGCGGTGGCCACGACCGGTGAGCACTACCGGCTGCGCGCTCCCGGCACGTGCTACGACCGCACGCTGGCGACGGAGCAGGGAGTGCTGACGAAGGACGTACGCGGCTGCTGA
- a CDS encoding FAD-dependent oxidoreductase, with protein sequence MPRPLRVAIVGAGPAGIYAADALLKSDTAAAPGVSIDLFERMPAPFGLIRYGVAPDHPRIKGIVAALHQVLDKPQVRLFGNVDYPSDISLDDLRSFYDAVIFSTGATADRALTIPGIDLDGSYGAADFVSWYDGHPDVPRTWPLDAEKVAVLGVGNVALDVARILAKTADELLPTEIPANVYDGLKANRAREIHVFGRRGPAQAKFSPMELRELDHSPTIEVIVDPEDIDYDEGSITTRRGNKQADMVAKTLENWAIRDVGTRPHKLFLHFFESPVEILGEDGQVTGLRTERTELDGTGNVKGTGVFKDWDLGSVYRAVGYLSDELPKLPWDAASGTVPDEGGRVIDGSGAHVASTYVTGWIRRGPVGLIGHTKGDANETVANLLADHSEGRLRAPAAPAPEAVDAFLTEREVRFTTWEGWYKLDAAEKALGEPQGRERVKLVEREDMLRESGA encoded by the coding sequence ATGCCTCGCCCCCTGCGGGTAGCGATCGTCGGAGCCGGACCCGCAGGGATCTACGCCGCAGACGCGCTGCTCAAGTCGGACACCGCCGCCGCTCCCGGCGTCTCCATCGACCTCTTCGAGCGGATGCCCGCCCCGTTCGGACTGATCCGCTACGGCGTGGCACCCGACCACCCGCGGATCAAGGGCATCGTCGCCGCGCTGCACCAGGTGCTCGACAAGCCGCAGGTCCGTCTCTTCGGCAATGTCGACTACCCGAGCGACATCTCCCTCGACGACCTGCGCTCGTTCTACGACGCGGTGATCTTCTCCACGGGCGCCACGGCCGACCGCGCGCTGACGATCCCCGGCATCGACCTCGACGGCTCCTACGGCGCCGCCGACTTCGTCTCCTGGTACGACGGCCACCCCGACGTCCCGCGCACCTGGCCCCTCGACGCCGAGAAGGTCGCCGTACTCGGCGTCGGCAACGTGGCGCTCGACGTGGCCCGCATCCTCGCCAAGACCGCCGACGAGCTGCTGCCCACCGAGATCCCGGCCAACGTGTACGACGGCCTGAAGGCCAATCGCGCCCGCGAGATCCACGTCTTCGGCCGGCGCGGCCCGGCGCAGGCCAAGTTCAGCCCGATGGAGCTGCGCGAGCTGGACCACTCCCCGACCATCGAGGTCATCGTCGACCCCGAGGACATCGACTACGACGAGGGGTCGATCACCACCCGGCGCGGCAACAAGCAGGCCGACATGGTCGCCAAGACGCTGGAGAACTGGGCGATCCGCGACGTGGGCACGCGCCCGCACAAGCTGTTCCTGCACTTCTTCGAGTCCCCGGTGGAGATCCTCGGCGAGGACGGCCAGGTCACCGGCCTGCGGACCGAGCGCACCGAGCTGGACGGCACCGGCAACGTAAAGGGCACCGGCGTCTTCAAGGACTGGGACCTGGGCTCGGTCTACCGCGCGGTCGGCTACCTCTCCGACGAACTGCCGAAGCTCCCCTGGGACGCCGCCTCGGGCACCGTCCCCGACGAGGGCGGCCGGGTGATCGACGGCTCCGGCGCACACGTCGCGTCGACGTACGTGACGGGGTGGATCCGGCGCGGCCCGGTCGGCCTGATCGGCCACACCAAGGGCGACGCCAACGAGACCGTCGCCAACCTCCTGGCTGACCACTCGGAGGGCCGCCTCCGGGCCCCGGCCGCCCCGGCGCCCGAGGCCGTCGACGCCTTCCTCACCGAGCGCGAGGTCCGCTTCACCACCTGGGAGGGCTGGTACAAGCTGGACGCCGCGGAGAAGGCACTGGGCGAGCCGCAGGGCCGCGAGCGCGTCAAGCTCGTCGAGCGCGAGGACATGCTCCGCGAGAGCGGCGCGTGA
- a CDS encoding endo-1,4-beta-xylanase, which produces MTLAPAPPYRSRHRSIRRGLTAALITAATVLLPVTAAGAAPTGTAVAAASPTLNELAAAKGRYFASATDNPELTDTSYTATLGSEFGQITPGNSMKWDTTEPQRGQFSFAKGDAVVSFAQAHGQDVRGHTLVWHSQLPGWVSALPASEVRAAMESHIAGEAGHYKGRIKAWDVVNEPFNDDGTYRTSPFYNAMGKDYIAYALQAAHAADPGAKLYINDYNTDGLGAKSDAMYNLVRDLKAQGVPIDGVGFQAHLAVQYGFPTQMQQNLQRFADLGVDVAVTELDVRMVLPADATKLAAQSDYYRRVTEACLGVSRCVGITIWDYTDKYSWVPGTFSGQGLACLWDANLQPKPVLDVVRTALGATGSGDTTAPSVPAGLTVTGTSSSSVSLSWTASTDSVGVTGYDIFRGGTQVGSSTGTSFTNSGLSASTSYSFTVRAKDAAGNVSAQSSPVTGATTAGSGGGGSLKVQYKNNDSAAGDNQIKPGLQLVNTGSGAVALSSVKIRYWFSGEAGSSNYSAWCDYAVVGCGSLSQSVSSSGSSTAGADHYLEVGFSSGSLAAGASSGEMQLRFAKSDWSNFSEADDYSRGTNTSFADAPKIGVYVNGTLVWGAAP; this is translated from the coding sequence ATGACGCTGGCGCCAGCACCCCCGTACAGAAGCCGGCACCGGAGCATTCGGCGTGGTCTGACCGCCGCGTTGATCACCGCTGCCACTGTGCTGCTCCCGGTCACTGCCGCCGGGGCGGCACCGACCGGGACCGCAGTCGCTGCCGCGTCCCCCACGCTGAACGAACTGGCCGCGGCCAAGGGCCGCTACTTCGCCTCGGCCACCGACAACCCCGAGCTGACCGACACCTCGTACACCGCCACCCTGGGCAGCGAGTTCGGGCAGATCACGCCCGGCAACTCGATGAAGTGGGACACCACGGAGCCGCAGCGCGGCCAGTTCAGCTTCGCCAAGGGCGACGCGGTCGTCAGCTTCGCGCAGGCGCACGGCCAGGACGTACGCGGCCACACCCTGGTCTGGCACAGCCAATTGCCCGGCTGGGTCTCCGCGCTTCCCGCGAGCGAGGTGCGCGCGGCCATGGAGAGCCACATCGCCGGTGAGGCCGGTCATTACAAGGGCCGGATCAAGGCCTGGGACGTGGTCAACGAGCCGTTCAACGACGACGGGACGTACCGGACCTCGCCGTTCTATAACGCGATGGGCAAGGACTACATCGCCTACGCGCTGCAGGCCGCCCACGCCGCGGACCCGGGCGCGAAGCTCTACATCAACGACTACAACACCGACGGTCTCGGCGCGAAGAGCGACGCCATGTACAACCTGGTCAGGGACCTGAAGGCGCAGGGCGTGCCCATCGACGGCGTGGGCTTCCAGGCCCATCTGGCCGTCCAGTACGGCTTCCCTACGCAGATGCAGCAGAACCTCCAGCGCTTCGCCGACCTCGGCGTGGACGTGGCCGTCACCGAGCTCGACGTACGGATGGTGCTGCCCGCCGACGCCACGAAGCTCGCGGCACAGTCCGACTACTACCGCCGGGTCACCGAGGCCTGCCTGGGCGTATCCCGCTGCGTCGGGATCACGATCTGGGACTACACGGACAAGTACTCGTGGGTCCCGGGCACCTTCTCCGGCCAGGGGCTGGCCTGCCTGTGGGACGCGAACCTCCAGCCGAAACCGGTGCTCGACGTGGTGCGTACGGCACTTGGTGCCACTGGAAGCGGTGATACGACAGCGCCGTCGGTGCCTGCGGGCCTGACGGTGACCGGCACGTCGTCGTCGTCGGTGTCGCTGTCGTGGACGGCTTCGACCGACAGCGTCGGGGTGACGGGCTACGACATCTTCCGTGGTGGCACGCAGGTGGGTTCCTCGACGGGCACGTCGTTCACCAACTCGGGTCTGTCGGCGTCGACTTCGTACAGCTTTACCGTGCGGGCGAAGGATGCTGCGGGCAATGTGTCCGCTCAGTCGTCGCCGGTGACGGGGGCGACCACCGCCGGTTCAGGTGGTGGCGGCTCGCTCAAGGTGCAGTACAAGAACAACGACTCCGCGGCCGGGGACAACCAGATCAAGCCCGGGTTGCAGCTGGTGAACACGGGCAGCGGCGCGGTCGCACTGTCTTCGGTGAAGATCCGTTACTGGTTCAGCGGTGAGGCGGGTTCCTCGAACTACTCGGCATGGTGCGACTACGCGGTCGTCGGCTGCGGGTCCCTGAGCCAGTCCGTCAGCTCCTCCGGCTCGTCCACGGCAGGTGCCGATCATTACCTCGAAGTCGGCTTCTCCTCCGGGTCGTTGGCGGCCGGGGCCTCCTCGGGCGAGATGCAGTTGCGGTTCGCCAAGAGCGACTGGTCGAACTTCAGCGAGGCCGACGACTACAGCCGGGGTACCAACACGTCCTTCGCGGACGCCCCGAAGATCGGCGTCTACGTGAACGGCACGCTCGTCTGGGGCGCCGCCCCCTAG
- a CDS encoding GH12 family glycosyl hydrolase domain-containing protein, translated as MPHPRISPRPLSLAGRLRGALAGATAALLLAGAALIGGAAPAAAATVSDCTPWGFTSLQNDTYAYQQNEWNSTAQQCASIDTTTGAWTVTSANFNLPTNGAPATYPSTFKGCHWGTCTSGSGLPIKVSDLGSATTSWSTTQVASGVYDVAMDIWFNSTPVAADQPDGTEVMVWMNRRGGVQPIGSRTATVSLGGLTWDVWTGPGASGWKVVSYVLQNGATSFTDLNLKALFDDSVARGQINPAHYLIDAEAGFEIWQGGQGLASNSFSFSASSRSTGGDTQAPTVPAGLTVTGTTPSGASLSWAAATDNTGVTGYDVFRGGTQVGTVSGTTFTDSGLTASTAYSYTVRAHDAAGNVSAQSSPVTATTRPGSTGGGGSLKAQYKNNDSSAGDSQIKPGLQLVNTSTAAVDLSRVTVRYWFTGESGSSSYSTWCDWAAIGCNRLTQKVTALSGARPGADRYLEVGFTAGSSLAAGASTGEAQLRLNKSDWSNFSEADDYSRSTTASFADAPKITVYLDGQLAYGIEP; from the coding sequence GTGCCACATCCCCGGATATCCCCCCGACCCCTCTCGCTCGCCGGACGGCTGCGCGGCGCACTCGCCGGCGCGACCGCCGCGCTGCTGCTCGCCGGAGCAGCGCTGATCGGCGGCGCGGCACCGGCCGCCGCGGCCACCGTGAGCGACTGCACCCCATGGGGCTTCACCTCACTGCAGAACGACACGTACGCCTACCAGCAGAACGAGTGGAACTCCACCGCCCAGCAGTGCGCGAGCATCGACACCACCACCGGCGCCTGGACCGTCACCTCGGCCAACTTCAACCTCCCCACCAACGGCGCCCCGGCCACGTACCCGTCCACCTTCAAGGGCTGCCACTGGGGCACCTGCACCTCCGGCAGCGGACTGCCGATCAAGGTCTCGGACCTCGGCTCGGCCACCACCTCGTGGTCGACGACGCAGGTCGCGTCCGGTGTGTACGACGTGGCGATGGACATCTGGTTCAACTCCACGCCCGTTGCCGCCGACCAGCCGGACGGCACCGAGGTGATGGTCTGGATGAACCGCCGCGGCGGCGTCCAGCCGATCGGCTCGCGCACGGCGACGGTGTCGCTCGGCGGTCTGACCTGGGACGTGTGGACGGGGCCCGGAGCCTCGGGCTGGAAGGTCGTCTCCTACGTCCTCCAGAACGGTGCCACCTCGTTCACCGATCTGAACCTCAAGGCGCTCTTCGACGACTCGGTCGCCCGCGGTCAGATCAACCCCGCGCACTACCTCATCGACGCCGAAGCCGGATTCGAGATCTGGCAGGGAGGCCAGGGCCTGGCCTCCAACAGCTTCTCCTTCTCGGCGAGTTCGCGCTCCACCGGCGGCGACACCCAGGCCCCGACCGTGCCGGCCGGACTCACGGTGACCGGCACGACGCCCTCCGGCGCCTCCCTCTCGTGGGCGGCCGCGACCGACAACACGGGTGTGACGGGCTACGACGTGTTCCGCGGCGGTACGCAGGTGGGCACGGTCTCCGGCACCACGTTCACGGACTCCGGGCTCACCGCCTCGACCGCGTACAGCTACACGGTGCGCGCACACGACGCCGCCGGGAACGTCTCCGCGCAGTCGTCCCCGGTCACGGCCACGACCCGGCCGGGCAGCACGGGCGGCGGCGGATCGCTGAAGGCGCAGTACAAGAACAACGACTCCTCCGCAGGCGACAGCCAGATCAAACCGGGCCTGCAACTCGTCAACACCAGTACGGCGGCGGTGGATCTCTCCCGCGTGACCGTCCGCTACTGGTTCACCGGTGAGAGCGGTTCGTCGTCGTACAGCACCTGGTGCGACTGGGCCGCCATCGGCTGCAACCGCCTGACGCAGAAGGTCACCGCGCTGTCCGGCGCCCGCCCCGGCGCCGACCGCTACCTGGAGGTCGGCTTCACCGCCGGCAGCAGCCTCGCGGCGGGCGCATCGACCGGCGAGGCGCAGCTCCGCCTCAACAAGAGCGACTGGTCGAACTTCAGCGAGGCCGACGACTACAGCCGCTCCACCACCGCGTCCTTCGCGGACGCGCCCAAGATCACCGTCTATCTGGACGGTCAGCTCGCGTACGGCATCGAACCCTGA